TAGTGCGAAGCTTAGTTCAAGTGTTTGTGTGCATGCATACTACTGAGTTGTTTCACTTCAACCGATAGGTTGAGGTGGCCGAGGCACTAGACGAGCCCCTGGTGTTACCTCCACATGACGTGCGACACGAATTCCACTATCAACCAACACCGGACCCTGAATCGGAATTCGCTTGGCATCACCCCGATGTACAAGCCAAAGAAGATAAACATGACAAACAGATCGATGTCTCAGAATTTCATGATCCATGGACAATTTATAGAGGACACATCCCACCAATCGCAGATGAAGGTCCCAGCCAACATGTTGAACTAGTTAGGATTGAAGATCACGAAGAAATCAGAAAGTATGCATGGGACTATCAAGCTCAAAAACCTCCGTCCACTTACACAGAACATAAACCGAATCAGGAGAATCAACCACACTATACAGATCACTGGCCACAGCACACTCAACACGAACACGGACACGAACATCATCAGAGTCATTGGCATCACGACCATAACCAGAGCAGCCATGATCATCACGTTCACCACTCTGATAATCATGGTCATCACAGTCACAACTTTGATCACCAGAGCCATCAGCATTCCCATCATGGTCAACAGAGTTTCCACTCTGATCATCATGGTTATCAGAGTTATAACCATGTACATCATGAGCATCACAGCCACAACCCTGTTCATCACAGCCCCAATTTAGATTATCATGATCATTATAACCAGAGTCACGATTATCATGACATTCGCGAACATCCTTTCCACCATCACGATTATAACGAGAAACATAGTCATGATCATCACGACcatcaaaacaacaataatcACGACCATCACAGCCACAATCATGATCATCAGAGTCACAGTCATGATCATCACAATCACAGCCACGAACACCACGAACATAAACATTCGTATGATCATCAACCTGATAATAGTAGTCAACACATACAGTCGCATTATAATATCGGTGAACAAAAACATcaccaaaattataaaaatcatgAATCATTTTCCTCACACACGCACCCAACACAAGAAGATATAGCAGTACACCATGTACACGTAATAAAAGATAAGAAACGCACCCGTCGCACTCGAAGACTCCATCGAATTGATACATATAGAGAACACGAAATGATGAATGGGGATGTGTCGGCAACCGAAAGTGATGATTATGATGACATAATGCCAAGACACCCATACGATGGCTTCTATTTAAGGCACAGAGTTACTGTAGACGCGCGGGGGAGGAAAGTGTGCACTCATGAAATACCACCCACCCCGACACCGTCCCCGCCGGATTCTCCAGTGCCTATTGACTTACCGGAGGACGAACCGGTGGATACTAATGTGGTTGAGGACCAAGTAAGTCACAAACCTATGTATTTGTCTCCGACAACCTCaggtaaaactttttatttttaaagctttaaCGCAAAGTGTTTGCCACCGTAATATAAGCTCTATATATAGGACAGCTTTGCATGCTCACCAGTTGTTTGTACTCTGCACGTACTAAACTATCTATTAACATTTTCCCTTTAGATATATGAATAATATTCCTATTTAAAATGTAGTCGTATTGTTATTCACAAGATCGAAAATAACACAAGACTTACTCTGTTACAGAGCGGTGTTGCCGGTAACCTGGCTCGAGTGTTGCCTGGTGGGGCTGGAAACCGTGAAGCTCTGGATGAACTGTCACGCCGCCAGGGTTGGGAGGCTGGCAACATTGACTACATGGGTGCCGACTCCTTCGCTAATATCTGGGCCAAGATCTCGCAAACACTGAGCAAGCCTCGCTCCTCACCCCCTAAACAGTCTCCACCGAGGGAACCTGCTCCACAGCCAGCTCCAGAACAAGTCGTAGTTCAATCTGGAGAAGTTGTACAGGAACCCGTCGCTGAACAAGTCGAAGTGGCTAAAGAGGTAGTCCCAGCAGAAAGCGCGGCGCCTGCGCCCGCCGAGCCTGCCCCCGCTGCAGCTGCTGAAGTGCCAGTCACAGTAGAAGCTGCGGCCCCTGTAGCGGCTCCTGCCCCCGCCGCTGAGGCAAAAACTGAAGAAGCTGCTCCTGCTAAGGTAGCTACGCCCGTCCCAGAGCCAGCTGTAGTACCCGTCCCAGTAGAAACTGCTGCGCCTGCTCCCGAAGCGCCTGCACCAGCTGTAGTCTCAGCGCCAAGTGAAGTTCCTGTGACCGTAGAGGCCGTCGTCCCAGACGTGCCTGCGCCTGTGGAAGCACTCGCGCCGGTCGCTGCGGCTCCCGCTAAGCCTGAAGCCGAGAAAGCACCAGAAGCCGCAGCAGTGGTAGAGGCACCAAAGACTGAAGTTCCAGTAGCCGCCGCCACACCAGAAGTGGCTGTTGTGGAAACCCCCGCGACCCCGGCCAGCCCGGCCGTTGCTTCCGACAGCCCGCCGCTGGCCAATACGCCGTCCAAGGAAGAGGCGCCCGCAATCCCCGCTGCTAAAAGTGAGTATACGCACAAGGACGCCGCCGACGATTAACAGCTTTGCACTGTCAATTCTCACAGAGTTCATTTGCAGTTTTCAGACTTCTACTAATATGTTTATAGTTAGCTGCATCCGTTTGCCGTGGATCGGTCGGCAGATGAATGTGAATAGCTTAGACGACCGTCACCTTAAACTCGATGTGTCCACTTGTTTTCTTTTGTGCCGTTTTGTGATGTTtggttttaatgtttattttatcagcATACGTTTCGTTTAAATTCGTTGTTATTTCACCCAGCTTCCGAGGAGGCAGCGCAAGAGACGCGGCTTTGATAGATCaggtaatattaattattgaaCTTGGACTCAACACAACTTTATAAATGCGCTGAATGTAAGTTAGGGTGAAGGACTTGTACCTGTACATAAATGTTGACTATCTAAAAGCTCCTGTTGTGAAGTCTGCCAAACCCGACTCTACCTACTCCTTTCCAATCGGATTGAATTCTTTGccgattaaaaatacattagccAAATTCAAATTCCTCTTGTTGTTTGTACAATTTTCTACCGAAATATTCCGTGGTTATTGGGTTGCGTCCAAGTAGATGCAGATCGTAGGGACATTTGGTTGACCACTCATTTAGCTATTTCTGGAAAATAATGATGATGGCAGTTTCTCTTGCTATAAAACTAAATGCCAAGTAAATGAGCTGAATGAGTTGTTACTGAGCAGTTGCATCAAATGGCATCGGTAGTCTCTTGCCATTTGCTGCAACttttgtatgtgtatgtgtgaggAAGATTGTTACAATTTCGTAAATAGACATTTTTGAAATTGTGATATATCTTTTCCGAtgctttacattttttttattcacgcATTGCAAGGAACATTATTCAGTGCACTTCATGAAACACCTTCACGTAGATAGCACACGTTTAGTTCACACATGTAGTACCTATCTATAAttataattcttaattattcataCCTGATACTTCGACCTATTTATAACTATAATGGATCGTTCTCCTTGTCAGAAAACTGAttccaaatacaaaataataatccttGTAATGATTGGTCATGAAGCTTTGTGACTCCACCAAACTGACAATTTCTAACTTTCCGCTTGCATCGTTTCGAATTAACCAAGTAGCTATGTTTTCCCTCGACTTTGTTCCAGGCCCTAACCGAGCTTGCTCTCTAATGTGACCGCCATACTAACGCCACGTCTAATCGCTCGAGAGAATAAAGGCGAGAATAAATTGGTTGTGTAGCCGAGGAGCGTCGCAAGCCGGCGGGCAAACTGAAGCTGTGCCCGCCCGCCGTCGCCGACCCGCTCCCCACCCCCGACAGCGAGCTGGAGGACGCGGCCGCGCTCGCCAGCGCCATCATCGCGCGCGAGCTcagcgcgcccgcgccgccgcacgTGCCCACCCCGCCGCTCGGCGCCGTGTCGCTCGCGCAGATCGGCGTCAAGACCCCCGCCAAGGGCAAGTCCTCCACGGCAGCGCAGATAGAGTCCTCCATCACGGAAACCGCCCAGCCCGCGACACCCTCGAGCCCAGCGGCACCTACGACTCCAGCAACACCAGTCACTCCTGCCACACCTACGACGCCCGCGGCACCTGCCACTCCCGCCACACCTACGACTCCCGCAACACTTGCCACACCTGTCTCTCCAGTGGCACCCGCCTCTCCTGCGACACCCTCCCCTGGCACTCCCGCCACCCCCACAACTCCCGCGACACCTACGTTGCCGGCACAGCCCAGTCCGCCCGCAGACCCGCCCAAGAAGAAGGTGGTAAAGAAAGTGGTGAAGAAGGAAGCCCCTGCGGCAGCGGGCGGCGAGGCACCCGTCCCGCCGCCGCGCAAGAAGGAAAAGAAGCCCAAAGAGAAGTGAGCGCTCGCGACACGCTCCCGATAGTTCCTCTGTGCCATAATCGTAGCCTTTCTAATGTTAAATGTCTATTTAATTTTCGAATAATTATGCTTTTATGTATCGCGtaattttttactataaaatgaTGTTAGCATTAATTTTTATACTCGCTATCACACACGGCCAATGTATTGTTTAGTTTGATTTTATacctttacttttttattaattctatgattttatgttttaacACTGATAATAATCGGTTTTTATTGTTCTGAAAAATTTATCTACCAAAGGACGAAACGTATTTATTGTATGAAAACGaaagtttttatgaaattttatattaaaagtctATTTTGGAATACTACTGTTTCTCTTTTCTTAGACCTCCTTTTTTCCTTAGGTTCCTATCTTGGGATTAAGTTGATTGCTTGGAAAAGAGTTTGTTTATAGTAAAATTCAGCTTATCAGTCATACGATTTGTATTATTATCAATGAGTAGCTACACACATCTATTACACGTGCCATCTGTGTACAATCAGCTGATATagttaaaaacacaaataagtTTGTGGTCGATAGCTAAGTAAGCATAATGACTGGATGGATAGGCCtttgaaagtacctacataactgATAAAAATTCTAGTTAGAACAAGCAGTTACAAGAAGAGAATTTCAGTAATTTCACTATCTTATCATTGCCAAAACATACAAATTAGCTTCACGGCAGTGATAAATGAAAGACACGCATTATTATAGTGCGTAATAGTTGCTGttatatctacatattataaattactGATGATATAAAAATAGCGGTCAAGAGATAAAGAAAGAATTCAGACAGCGCCGGATTTCAGGGTCATGGTGATTACATTATAAATATCGAGATAATTAGATTGCATAAGATGGCTGACGACGTTCTCATTGTTctcaactaaaataaaacggcCTATTTTTCCTACGATTTCCTACTTGGTAGTATCCAGTCATGTATGTCTGTCAGTATGTAAGTATCTACAGTTGTAGTCAATAAGAGTTATCAGTTGAATTGAATAGATATAGGGAAGAAAGGAAGAAcgacaatatttataattatgtcttgTCTTCCTGGGCGTCAAGATAAAATCAGGTCAATACTGAGAATTTTCAGGCATGAATGAAAGAACTGTAGGTAAGTAATCTAGAAGTGACGAAACGACGATATACAAACAATTGTAAGAGATTTATTTAGCATGTGAATTCTGATGGATATAAACCGAGTGCAGATAAAAAATGGTATGCCCTCATTCGAAATCTCGGTTCtatgacaaaataataacaattcttgtacttagtaaataataaattctacaTGCAAAAAGATTCTCTCCGGCGGGGAATCGAACCCCGGTCTCCCGCGTGACAGGCGGGGATACTTACCACTATACTACCGAAGATATATTTGCTTTGGTTAAATTTTCAAAGTGTATTTCACATCTTTTTATTGTTactctattttaattaattactgaaTCAATATAGGTAATTGAGCCAATGCTAGTGAAtacaaactttaataaaatggaTTCTTTTCACATAGAACATTCCACGATTTCACACAGGACGTCCTATTAGATTATATTTGGTGCTCGTTTATTTACAAGCCGCGCCATCTAGTGTTCGCTTGGTTAACGAGGGTCTGTTGGATTTTGACAGAAATGCGGATAGATGGCAGCACCGGTTCTTTAATATCTGATACTTTCATAAcaccataataatattttttaggtacTATTCACGGGAGATTTTGAtgaataggtaagtacctaagtattattgTAACCCAAGCTAAAACTTTATTATACTAGCAGGCTGGAACATAGACCTGTACCATTTTAGGCATCACTAGAGTAACTTCATTGCAAATCCTAATGCATATGATGCATAATGAAAGCAGGTTAACTTATAGGTATAAGTTGTGAGTAAATGCTATATTCTCTTTAGTAAGTAAACAAGGTTCTAAAAAGGCTCTAAAAGCTGAAAAGTAAATGGTGCGTAGTAATTATACATTAGATTACCCAAATTACAATATTGTATGCGTAAAATGAGCATTAATTTGGTATTGTAGAAATAATTATCAAGAATCTAAACCTGTCGGTAGCTGTACTTATTCAGTTGTAGAATTAAGGGCTGTCGaatcgtaaaataaaattaaaaattcagattATAGAACTTACCTACCAAAAAACTTTGTGTTTGTTTGAGACAGATTATCCGTTACCCACATTCTGAGCCCTAGGTGTGGTTACACAGGCTACTGTATATCTTTCGAACATTCCCGCAGCCTGTTAATTAAACTCATTTTTATCACTCTCTTAAACCTGCACTTCAATTAATGTAGGCCCGTACGCTATTTGGTAGGtaatctgtgcccatatttcaTACATACCATGTGTGTAAAATCTATACGTAGATCTAGACTCATGAGGTTATTGACAGCCCTAAGTCTTCGTGAGAGGCGTTCCTCAAACTGCGCGGAGCGGCGAGCGTGCTCTATAATTTGGTACAAAATTGCGGACAGAAACAAACAACAGCCTTGTTCCAGCGATCTTGTTAAAGTTATGTGCCTTAATTACGTTACGATTTATCCGGTTATCATGTTAGCTTAGTTACTATGTTGACGAAATAACAATCAGTTCGGAAATACTTGAGACACGTGTAGGAAATGGACTTAACTTTGCTTTGCCTGAGGTCTCggggtacctacataaaagtaTGCAGTGCGGTTAGCTTTGTGCCTCAACCTAAGGCTGGAAGTTTGAACTCCGTGTAACCGAGGTATGGTGAATGCAGAATACACCTAGATATCtacctataaaattaaacaagtaAGAATGGACAtcataaaaagttaattatacAGAAAGCAACTAAGGATCGTTCCGTCGCCTCGTACTGATGCAAGTGAGTGGCAAGTGCAGCCACTTTCACACCCCATCGATCGTAACTCGTTCGTGATTCGATATCGAGTTGTTTACACGCTTGTTAGTCACAATGAGCTTCTCATTATGAAACGGTGGCTGTCTGTGGGTGGTCCTACTCGTTCACAGGCATCGTTAGCACTACGCAAGTACCTTATTCGATACTCGTAATTAGTATCGAGTTTGTATTGGTTTGGTGTCTACTTGGAAGCTGTTTCGTTACGGATCCTATGCACTGAATAGGATAGAGTTACTATCTGTTTTACTGTCTTAGCTTGAGTACCTAAgtgtacttaggtacctataagtgcctacttacctatttatattaacCCTTAGCTGGTATCGCCTTTTTTGGCAACACTACCGGTATCGTGGGTCAAATTTTACCCATACCAAAAAATCTGTTGTAgaacgtatattttttattatttgtataaaatatggttagttattaaataaaagaagcattttttacaaaattatcttggtttaattttagaatattaaaaatttattatgttttacacACATTTGTAACTAACATAATTTTTTGGCACTTTCTGGTTAGTGTGaacttaaaacattaaaaaaaaatagaaatgtattaaaaactttaactaAAAGATATGTATGGCACTTCTCATATCCTTatgacaacaaaaaaataaattacttcttagatcagtaaaaattaaaaaaaatgacaaccAAAATCAAAACGACTTTTTTCCAATCTAACAAGATTAGTCTTTATACTTTCTGACAACTAGAACACTGAACATTTTGGAAATAATGTGTCttacaaataatatgtaaacattTAGAGAAGGTTTTCGGTCATTTTTCCAATCGCATAGGTAGCATCAGGCCCTTTTCCGACTTGAAATTGAAGCTGCAGAAGAGGTCGATGCAACTGGTTCTTCAAACTGGGACTGATGACTGAAAGTTGGTTTATATTTGGTGTCCTTTCCGATTTTCCGGTTCCAAATCATCATTTGAGTCGTTCATCAATCCTCGATTTGTCTATCGTTCAAAAAGCCCCCCATTGTAGTAGAAAtattaactaaaacaaaaaaagttacaaattacACTCAGTGAAAAAAGTTACTTACTTGGTGTCGTGGGTCAAACGTGACCCAGTCGGCTACTTACCTCCGCTCCTAAGATAGTTGCAGCGCTGCACTTCCGCCCCCCGCCGCAGCTAGCGACGCACTGAGAATACGTAGAAGCGCGCAGTCGtagcataaatattaaaagaataatTACCGAAAATGTCCGCTTCTGGGTCGAATTTGACCCACAATACCTGCTAAGGGTTAAGTATTATCAATCAATGATTATCttaatagttaggtacctacttggttATTGAAGATACTTTTTTTAGCTTACTTCTGGCTACCAAGTTcctttttatcttattttaattagttaggTACTTGTTAACTTACCTTAGGGCACAGCTTAAGGGaacaaaaaaatttacaaatcaatTAAATCTTATTTCTGTTTTGACAACAGGTAACTTATGAGGTATGTTCCTactaaaatactcaaaaaataaatacctacgtgttttatattaattgttactTCTTGACAATactataaaatactagctggtgcccgcgacttcgtctgcgcaggtttagtatttcgaacaatatgtttacaaattgtagcctatgtgttattctgatgtataagctatattattgtaaagtttcattaaaatccattcagtagtttttgcgtgaaagagtaacaaacatccatacatccatacatacaaactttcgcgtttataatattagtaggataatttAACTTCatctcaatatttattttatttttcaatacaaactCAAAAGTTTTAATTCTGAAATCAACTTACGAATCAAACTTACCTGTTGTGCCTGTAATGATCACTATATCGCCATCTATTGTACGCCATGAGTAGTTTTAAAAAGTTCGTAGCCGTCGCTTCTGTTCGCTTCGTCCCTCATGATCTCTTCTCCCACTCATTGAAAAAAATGTTCACAAACGCACACAGCGCAGCGACGCCGTACGCACGCGGTGACTCGAGGCAACACAAACAACCAGTTTGACAGGAACCGTGGCGCGCGGAGGTAGTGTCGCTTTGTTTCGTGAAGTAACATTGATAATATCAATGTTTATAAACAGAATTCGATAAGATATCCATTCCATAACGTCTattcatgaataaaattaaagactTTCGCACCTTTACGTGTTAATTCGCGagtttatttggtttttatgtTGGATTTGTACGTTTTATTCGAGTGTGTAATCTTGTATCGGCGAGGCGAGAACTCAGCATCGTTGATTTTGTTGGGACAGTGGATGAAAATGTGAAACAAATGTGTGTTTGTGAACTTTACGTGGTGTTGGACTTGGAGTTGGTACTTTGAGACGTTCGTGGAGGTTGGAGCTGGCACCATGAGGAGTTTGGTGTTCGTGTTGTTGTTGCCTGCGTGCCTAGCACACCTCAATGTTTACCTGAGCAGTGCCGAAGTGTGGCGGTTATTGGGTAAGTTCAATTGCATTATAACCTTATCGATGACACAGCTGCACGTAGTTGCAAAGGTCGTTGATATCGATAATTTGTAGTGATAAGCCACCGGTGTCTTCGATAAACTACCGAAATAGTTCCATGTTCAAAATAGGGATGACCAAGGCGATCAATCTAATTTGTTTAGCTAGATTAATGTTTGCAACAACAAATCGTAAACCTACTTTTAGACGTGAAAATAAACACACTAGTGAAAATAAACCGGCGCACACGATAAGTCCTGCACGTTATTTGACGTTATCGCGTGAAGGTTATGCGGTTCTATTAATATTGAGCTGACAAGATTATACCGCACTTTCAAACAAATACTGGGTAACTAATAACTAACCTAACTATCGAAAGCAGTTCACAAGTTACTTTTTGACAGGCAACAAGGATTTATGCTAAAGGTCAACAGAAATGCAAAATTAGTGATTGATCAAGACGAACGTTATGCCCGAAAACTTTTCATAATATACgattcctttttttttcttgtctatTTGATCATGAATAAGTATAGCGAGGGTTTATAAATTTGCGTAACTAGAGTGATATAAAAAATCTACGTAATATCAAATCCTAATTGTCGATGCTAAAGTTGTTATTTTGATAAACCTGGAACAAGCTTCATCGGAAAGCTTGGCTACAGTGGCGGACATAAAAATGTACCACTGTCAAACTTTCCCTATATGTTAGGTATCCAGGTATTAAATtaactcaagtttttttttgttttcctttcATGTTAGTGAGaacgaaataaatataggtaggtagtttaaaatctttttccatgaaataataaatatttataatcagtATAAATCTCTTAATCCAGTAAATAAACCGACTAAAACCAAACCTAACTTGCTTACAATAACGGCTTCGCAAAAAAATTTCTAAATCCTGAAAATCTAAAACAGCCGCGGACCGGTTTtttgtagataggtacttacgtTAATCtcatttacttattaaaaaaaccttcTAGCTTACTTTAGCGGGATTAGGATTAAcagtaaaaacaatattttttctaatataatagATTAACGGTACGTTTATGAGTGTCGGttgaataatacattttatatgcaGCGGGTACATTGTTTCTACGTCAAGGAACTTAATCCCCACGATTTTAATTAGACGAACGTCACAACTAATACCTGTGAGCTTGTCATTTACCTCTTCGAGGTAAGCTGGAGTGACGTTTTTGAAAGGGcccgtgcgcgcgcgcaggtaATGAGCTTAGAGATGTGACGCCCCTTACAATAAGCCAGTTTTTGTCCCCGCCTATTGTACTAACCTGCCTTAGCCATAGAGTGCCATCCATCTTTGTCAACGACAAAACATCTGCCTTTTGTTCTTGCTTAaaaattagaataataataaacaatattaaggACCAAACGGGACCTTCCCTTTATTTACTTGATAAATAGGTTAGTTAACTTGACGAAAGTTTAAAAGTATCCTGTAAAAATTGAGCAGTAATTCATTATAATGagtttatgtaaattttatttctttactgaACAAATACGAGTGACTAGAACGGCATCGTATAGGTACTCTGTGCATTTCGAAACATAATTTACTTCCAACGAtcataacataaaaattaacatatcACGTATCTTTATGTGCTATCTGGTAAGGCTTCCATGGTGCGAGTCCGGAGTATATCGGGCTA
The window above is part of the Helicoverpa armigera isolate CAAS_96S chromosome 3, ASM3070526v1, whole genome shotgun sequence genome. Proteins encoded here:
- the LOC110383870 gene encoding uncharacterized protein LOC110383870 isoform X5, translating into MSNRAWVTLATNDSYGLGALVLAHSLRRVGSSYPAVVLITPSVTDPMRDRLRAVFAEVIIVDVLDSQDAAHLALLQRPELGITFTKIHCWNLTQYDKCVFLDADTLVVQNCDELFEREQLSAAPDVGWPDCFNSGVFVFSPSADTFSKLITFAQERGSFDGGDQGLLNSFFSDWAHGDIKKHLPFLYNVTSAAFYSYLPALKHYGQNLKIIHFIGAAKPWLQQFNFESGSVDAPEHIRGLLQLWWDIFVGDVHSQLDTGMVEVAEALDEPLVLPPHDVRHEFHYQPTPDPESEFAWHHPDVQAKEDKHDKQIDVSEFHDPWTIYRGHIPPIADEGPSQHVELVRIEDHEEIRKHRVTVDARGRKVCTHEIPPTPTPSPPDSPVPIDLPEDEPVDTNVVEDQSGVAGNLARVLPGGAGNREALDELSRRQGWEAGNIDYMGADSFANIWAKISQTLSKPRSSPPKQSPPREPAPQPAPEQVVVQSGEVVQEPVAEQVEVAKEVVPAESAAPAPAEPAPAAAAEVPVTVEAAAPVAAPAPAAEAKTEEAAPAKVATPVPEPAVVPVPVETAAPAPEAPAPAVVSAPSEVPVTVEAVVPDVPAPVEALAPVAAAPAKPEAEKAPEAAAVVEAPKTEVPVAAATPEVAVVETPATPASPAVASDSPPLANTPSKEEAPAIPAAKTEERRKPAGKLKLCPPAVADPLPTPDSELEDAAALASAIIARELSAPAPPHVPTPPLGAVSLAQIGVKTPAKGKSSTAAQIESSITETAQPATPSSPAAPTTPATPVTPATPTTPAAPATPATPTTPATLATPVSPVAPASPATPSPGTPATPTTPATPTLPAQPSPPADPPKKKVVKKVVKKEAPAAAGGEAPVPPPRKKEKKPKEK
- the LOC110383870 gene encoding uncharacterized protein LOC110383870 isoform X3 — translated: MSNRAWVTLATNDSYGLGALVLAHSLRRVGSSYPAVVLITPSVTDPMRDRLRAVFAEVIIVDVLDSQDAAHLALLQRPELGITFTKIHCWNLTQYDKCVFLDADTLVVQNCDELFEREQLSAAPDVGWPDCFNSGVFVFSPSADTFSKLITFAQERGSFDGGDQGLLNSFFSDWAHGDIKKHLPFLYNVTSAAFYSYLPALKHYGQNLKIIHFIGAAKPWLQQFNFESGSVDAPEHIRGLLQLWWDIFVGDVHSQLDTGMVEVAEALDEPLVLPPHDVRHEFHYQPTPDPESEFAWHHPDVQAKEDKHDKQIDVSEFHDPWTIYRGHIPPIADEGPSQHVELVRIEDHEEIRKYAWDYQAQKPPSTYTEHKPNQENQPHYTDHWPQHTQHEHGHEHHQSHWHHDHNQSSHDHHVHHSDNHGHHSHNFDHQSHQHSHHGQQSFHSDHHGYQSYNHVHHEHHSHNPVHHSPNLDYHDHYNQSHDYHDIREHPFHHHDYNEKHSHDHHDHQNNNNHDHHSHNHDHQSHSHDHHNHSHEHHEHKHSYDHQPDNSSQHIQSHYNIGEQKHHQNYKNHESFSSHTHPTQEDIAVHHVHVIKDKKRTRRTRRLHRIDTYREHEMMNGDVSATESDDYDDIMPRHPYDGFYLRHRVTVDARGRKVCTHEIPPTPTPSPPDSPVPIDLPEDEPVDTNVVEDQSGVAGNLARVLPGGAGNREALDELSRRQGWEAGNIDYMGADSFANIWAKISQTLSKPRSSPPKQSPPREPAPQPAPEQVVVQSGEVVQEPVAEQVEVAKEVVPAESAAPAPAEPAPAAAAEVPVTVEAAAPVAAPAPAAEAKTEEAAPAKVATPVPEPAVVPVPVETAAPAPEAPAPAVVSAPSEVPVTVEAVVPDVPAPVEALAPVAAAPAKPEAEKAPEAAAVVEAPKTEVPVAAATPEVAVVETPATPASPAVASDSPPLANTPSKEEAPAIPAAKSPNRACSLM
- the LOC110383870 gene encoding uncharacterized protein LOC110383870 isoform X2, whose translation is MSNRAWVTLATNDSYGLGALVLAHSLRRVGSSYPAVVLITPSVTDPMRDRLRAVFAEVIIVDVLDSQDAAHLALLQRPELGITFTKIHCWNLTQYDKCVFLDADTLVVQNCDELFEREQLSAAPDVGWPDCFNSGVFVFSPSADTFSKLITFAQERGSFDGGDQGLLNSFFSDWAHGDIKKHLPFLYNVTSAAFYSYLPALKHYGQNLKIIHFIGAAKPWLQQFNFESGSVDAPEHIRGLLQLWWDIFVGDVHSQLDTGMVEVAEALDEPLVLPPHDVRHEFHYQPTPDPESEFAWHHPDVQAKEDKHDKQIDVSEFHDPWTIYRGHIPPIADEGPSQHVELVRIEDHEEIRKYAWDYQAQKPPSTYTEHKPNQENQPHYTDHWPQHTQHEHGHEHHQSHWHHDHNQSSHDHHVHHSDNHGHHSHNFDHQSHQHSHHGQQSFHSDHHGYQSYNHVHHEHHSHNPVHHSPNLDYHDHYNQSHDYHDIREHPFHHHDYNEKHSHDHHDHQNNNNHDHHSHNHDHQSHSHDHHNHSHEHHEHKHSYDHQPDNSSQHIQSHYNIGEQKHHQNYKNHESFSSHTHPTQEDIAVHHVHVIKDKKRTRRTRRLHRIDTYREHEMMNGDVSATESDDYDDIMPRHPYDGFYLRHRVTVDARGRKVCTHEIPPTPTPSPPDSPVPIDLPEDEPVDTNVVEDQSGVAGNLARVLPGGAGNREALDELSRRQGWEAGNIDYMGADSFANIWAKISQTLSKPRSSPPKQSPPREPAPQPAPEQVVVQSGEVVQEPVAEQVEVAKEVVPAESAAPAPAEPAPAAAAEVPVTVEAAAPVAAPAPAAEAKTEEAAPAKVATPVPEPAVVPVPVETAAPAPEAPAPAVVSAPSEVPVTVEAVVPDVPAPVEALAPVAAAPAKPEAEKAPEAAAVVEAPKTEVPVAAATPEVAVVETPATPASPAVASDSPPLANTPSKEEAPAIPAAKTSEEAAQETRL
- the LOC110383870 gene encoding uncharacterized protein LOC110383870 isoform X4 yields the protein MFSKHSRKDSKVAEVEVAEALDEPLVLPPHDVRHEFHYQPTPDPESEFAWHHPDVQAKEDKHDKQIDVSEFHDPWTIYRGHIPPIADEGPSQHVELVRIEDHEEIRKYAWDYQAQKPPSTYTEHKPNQENQPHYTDHWPQHTQHEHGHEHHQSHWHHDHNQSSHDHHVHHSDNHGHHSHNFDHQSHQHSHHGQQSFHSDHHGYQSYNHVHHEHHSHNPVHHSPNLDYHDHYNQSHDYHDIREHPFHHHDYNEKHSHDHHDHQNNNNHDHHSHNHDHQSHSHDHHNHSHEHHEHKHSYDHQPDNSSQHIQSHYNIGEQKHHQNYKNHESFSSHTHPTQEDIAVHHVHVIKDKKRTRRTRRLHRIDTYREHEMMNGDVSATESDDYDDIMPRHPYDGFYLRHRVTVDARGRKVCTHEIPPTPTPSPPDSPVPIDLPEDEPVDTNVVEDQSGVAGNLARVLPGGAGNREALDELSRRQGWEAGNIDYMGADSFANIWAKISQTLSKPRSSPPKQSPPREPAPQPAPEQVVVQSGEVVQEPVAEQVEVAKEVVPAESAAPAPAEPAPAAAAEVPVTVEAAAPVAAPAPAAEAKTEEAAPAKVATPVPEPAVVPVPVETAAPAPEAPAPAVVSAPSEVPVTVEAVVPDVPAPVEALAPVAAAPAKPEAEKAPEAAAVVEAPKTEVPVAAATPEVAVVETPATPASPAVASDSPPLANTPSKEEAPAIPAAKTEERRKPAGKLKLCPPAVADPLPTPDSELEDAAALASAIIARELSAPAPPHVPTPPLGAVSLAQIGVKTPAKGKSSTAAQIESSITETAQPATPSSPAAPTTPATPVTPATPTTPAAPATPATPTTPATLATPVSPVAPASPATPSPGTPATPTTPATPTLPAQPSPPADPPKKKVVKKVVKKEAPAAAGGEAPVPPPRKKEKKPKEK